A stretch of Besnoitia besnoiti strain Bb-Ger1 chromosome V, whole genome shotgun sequence DNA encodes these proteins:
- a CDS encoding hypothetical protein (encoded by transcript BESB_063570), which produces MPEARHSPRCSRLSTSDASGFLQSPAAPTAGVVGSERQLAVGAGGLQCLQSSRRHKVDSVFKGKRSMFPSSGPMQDFGVSLFDKQKRRTALWLETERQRIAKLPAPLRPLEIQRALVLYKEKLKELYGEDYVRREWSTLSKLTRAKLLEAE; this is translated from the coding sequence AtgccggaggcgcggcacTCGCCGCGTTGCTCACGACTGAGCACGAGCGACGCCTCAGGTTTTCTCCAGTCGCCGGCCGCCCCGACCGCGGGCGTCGTGGGCTCCGAGCGGCAGCTGGctgtcggcgcgggcggcctgcAGTGTTTGCAGAGTTCGAGGCGTCACAAAGTGGATTCTGTATTTAAGGGCAAGCGCTCCATGTTCCCGAGCAGCGGCCCTATGCAGGACTTtggcgtctctctgtttgACAAGCAGAAGCGACGCACCGCGCTGTGGCTCGAAACCGAGCGCCAGCGAATCGCGAAACTTCCAGCGCCCTTGCGGCCTCTGGAAATTCAGAGAGCTTTAGTTCTGTATAAAGAGAAACTTAAAGAACTCTACGGCGAGGACTATGTACGAAGGGAGTGGTCAACGCTGTCCAAGCTCACGCGTGCGAAACTGTTGGAAGCAGAGTAA
- a CDS encoding Branched-chain-amino-acid aminotransferase (encoded by transcript BESB_063580) yields the protein MRLQSRVFRWSSASFSPVRSPPQAAFLRRRAHSLSRAPCRFNVAFPGGEKSAPLASRAALGELCVSTGKRRPCQRSAGNAQTVFSCQAAAGSPVASGERPRGWLLNGGGRRLGTLPETPCALRDLSVPLFRDQRRMFASPAAVAAGAKAAEGAAAEGAPTPPVALADLDAGKLLVNKKIGFLHPLPAREHLGFGQFFTDHMIEVDWDDQHGWYPPVMKPLGPVSLHPGVSSLHYAISAFEGLKAYKTQDERVLLFRPHDHGERLNRSCERVTLPQFDVDSFVTLCKVLAKMDSRFIFSERGVSLYIRPVVFSTYPALGVYPPRMAKMVIMACPTGGYFSNTSAPANLFVEKDHARSWPGGSGSHKVAANYAPTIQPCKQRMQQGFQQLLWTVPEGDDYLWCEGGAMSLFLFWTNEQGENELATPALERSLILPGVVRDTVLTLAKDYPGIVVRERKILMKADFVKAYREGRVHEVFCTGTGAVVKPIGLIHFEGEDFDCAPKDAETSLARKVYDDISDIHYGVVPHHFMVEC from the exons ATGCGCCTGCAGAGTCGCGTTTTCCGCTGGAGCTCTGCATCCTTTTCTCCGGTACGAAGTCCTCCACAGGCCGCGTTTCTCCGACGACGGGCTCACTCCCTGTCGCGTGCCCCGTGTCGGTTCAATGTAGCTTTCCCCGGTGGAGAAAAAAGTGCACCCCTCGCGTCGCGGGCTGCGCTTGGCGAGCTTTGTGTGTCGACTGGCAAGCGTCGGCCCTGCCAGAGAAGCGCGGGAAATGCGCAGACGGTTTTCTCTTGTCAGGCGGCGGCTGGTTCGCCCGTCGCGTCAGGCGAGCGTCCGAGGGGATGGCTGTTGAACGGTGGAGGGAGGAGGTTGGGCACGCTGCCCGAAACCCCCTGCGCGCTGAGAGACCTCTCGGTTCCGCTTTTCCGAGACCAGCGCCGAATGTTTGCTtcccccgccgcggtcgcagccGGAGCGAAGGCAGCTGAAGGGGCGGCAGCTGAAGGGGCGCCTACACCCCCAGTCGCGCTGGCTGATCTCGACGCAGGGAAGCTGCTGGTCAACAAGAAAATTGGTTTTCTGCATCCGCTGCCCGCGAGGGAGCATCTTGGCTTTGGCCAGTTCTTCACAGACCACATGATCGAAGTCGACTGGGACGACCAGCACGGATGGTATCCTCCCGTCATGAAGCCGCTGGGGCCAGTCTCCCTGCATCCAGGCGTCAGTTCGCTCCACTACGCCATTTCGGCCTTCGAGGGCCTCAAGGCGTACAAAACCCAAGACGAACGAGTTCTGCTTTTCAGACCGCACGACCACGGGGAGCGGCTGAACCGATCCTGCGAACGCGTCACCTTGCCTCAATTCGACGTCGACTCCTTCGTGACGCTCTGCAAGGTCCTCGCCAAAATGGATAGCCGATTCATCTTCAGCGaacgcggcgtctctctctacATCCGCCCCGTCGTCTTCTCAACATAC CCCGCCCTCGGCGTGTATCCACCTCGCATGGCGAAAATGGTTATCATGGCCTGCCCGACTGGAGGATACTTCT CAAACACTAGCGCGCCTGCGAATCTTTTCGTCGAGAAGGACCACGCGCGATCCTGGCCTGGAGGCTCCGGCAGCCACAAGGTCGCTGCGAACTACGCGCCGACGATTCAGCCATGCaagcagcgcatgcagcaagGCTTTCAACAGCTTTTATGGACGGTtcccgagggcgacgactACCTGTGgtgcgaaggaggcgcgatGAGCCTTTTCCTGTTCTGGACGAATGAACAGGGCGAGAACGAGTTGGCGACTCCTGCCTTGGAGCGTTCGCTTATCCTGCCTGGCGTCGTCCGAGACACGGTTTTAACTCTTGCGAAGGACTACCCGGGCATCGTAG TTAGAGAACGAAAAATCTTAATGAAGGCTGACTTCGTCAAGGCGTACCGCGAGGGCCGCGTCCACGAAGTATTCTGCACAGGGACAGGCGCCGTCGTCAAGCCCATCGGTCTGATTCATTTTGAAGGGGAAGACTTCGACTGCGCCCCGAAGGACGCCGAGACGTCGTTGGCGAGGAAGGTGTATGACGACATCTCCGACATCCATTACGGAGTGGTGCCTCACCACTTCATGGTCGAATGCTGA
- a CDS encoding hypothetical protein (encoded by transcript BESB_063590), whose amino-acid sequence MAIVLPSSCAEGPVDPLAGSSSPKRRSPASLSPRLSSQPNADGFTEDQARVPLPATGRGAPEDEDLLRGIGETAASVLKDMTSWVSGHFHSSMVPAVRSSSAIQKLDGLLFPPAETHVGSTVKVPLTRPTHPPVDMPSASARTSASRQGAALLSARQPAVNGTSHNGSETQRSSRSLVDGFSSSFVSPMPGTDQHARHHRHGGLSHPASASARSTQINSLSFVDTSGVSGDWSFKPDGLFSSFLSLFDVEDEEAYPPAPRGFPGQPPSFGSFHASARPAGGDAFSHRLAVPGRVPSSTSLVRNTGGTTARFRGPAAPAPYGFLPLNGVPPLAGRASPRPAAPAEFYNGGSRAGAHASFLGAPADRVDSSDSVRAGDDLESPLVSPRSLEEPADGTVKPQTWLDYSAGRTMACVTRSHVELSLLVLHNVGKVVCSTVVSGQARLRCPGFNMLNLRIPLYDLQNQVISVAFAVRMSHSHAKVLQMLDRGEYPRSFRAPHSSHALASDSAHGGQKLRYLKQLDWHRRTDEDRKRDTRVVHFRVDIPVSAAISEGPVWVCLTEDRPVVGVTTEELFSRLSDKAENKIFQPRLQFSIRKNLTGIISVPIEPQGTRQEHVYVGQYDDPIDIAVANGLAGQSQLLSRKQNITRLSHGKYDIDGYRCSIFLRPRRFFAGVGPDATSLETTTDDEGEEADGASGDKILIVDEGGAQQPLLDYLKGSLANIIWEEQKCLSAIELVDSHLLPSFEDTSIPWEAKVDRRVAMALACHRAAIREQVAAELLRVQGREPPSLLYEKHANPVSLRLAPHTPPVRVTYTWGDEYSDIQLVVMEDRLVPPTTTDCSRGVTTTQEAGFSIN is encoded by the exons ATGGCGATCGTTCTACCGTCGTCGTGCGCGGAAGGTCCGGTCGATCCGCTCGCGGGATCTTCCTCGCCGAAGCGCAGATCGCCCGCTTCGCTCTCACCTCGCCTGTCTTCTCAGCCAAACGCAGACGGCTTCACAGAGGATCAAGCTAGAGTGCCTCTGCCGGCAACGGGACGCGGCGCTCCTGAAGACGAGGATCTCCTACGCGGCATCGGGGAAACGGCGGCATCAGTGCTCAAGGATATGACATCGTGGGTATCGGGTCATTTTCACTCCAGCATGGTGCCCGCAGTCCGCTCGTCGTCAGCCATTCAGAAACTCGACGGTTTGCTCTtcccgccggcggagacccACGTCGGATCCACGGTGAAAGTCCCCTTGACGCGACCGACGCATCCCCCTGTCGACATGCCTTCCGCATCTGCGAGGACTTCGGCGTCTCGTCAGGGAgctgctctcctctccgcccgcCAGCCTGCTGTCAACGGTACTTCCCACAACGGCAGTGAAACCCAGAGAAGCAGTCGAAGCCTCGTGGACGGCTTTTCGTCGTCGTTTGTCTCGCCCATGCCTGGCACAGACCAGCACGCGCGCCACCATCGCCACGGGGGTCTATCGCATCccgcgtctgcttcagccCGATCCACTCAAATCAACTCCCTCTCCTTCGTAGACACGTCCGGCGTCAGCGGAGACTGGTCGTTCAAACCGGATGGTCTTTTCTCAAGTTTCTTGTCCCTCTTCGAcgtggaagacgaggaggcgtaTCCCCCCGCTCCGCGTGGCTTTCCAGGGCAGCCCCCGTCTTTCGGTTCCTTCCACGCCTCCGCACGACCGGCTGGTGGCGACGCTTTCTCTCATCGTCTTGCGGTGCCGGGGCGAGTCCCGTCTTCGACATCTTTGGTCAGAAACACCGGTGGGACGACCGCTCGGTTCAGAggacccgcggcgccggcgccgtaTGGCTTCTTGCCCCTGAACGGCGTGCCGCCTCTGGCGGGCAGAGCGTCGCCGAGacccgctgcgccggcggagttCTACAACGGCGGCTCGCGAGCTGGAGCCCACGCCTCTTTCCTAGGCGCGCCAGCCGATCGCGTTGACAGCTCTGACTCGGTCAGAGCTGGCGACGACCTCGAAAGTCCCTTGGTGTCTCCTCGGAGTCTAGAGGAGCCGGCTGACGGCACTGTCAAGCCGCAGACCTGGCTCGACTACTCGGCTGGACGCACAATGGCCTGCGTCACGCGATCCCACGTTGAGCTCTCGCTGCTGGTCCTCCACAACGTCGGCAAAGTCGTCTGCAGCACTGTCGTCTCCGGGCAGGCGAG GCTCCGCTGCCCTGGCTTCAATATGTTGAACCTGCGCATCCCGCTGTACGACCTGCAGAATCAAGTCATCTCGGTAGCTTTTGCCGTGCGTATGAGCCACTCGCACGCCAAAGTCCTCCAGATGCTGGATCGGGGAGAGTACCCGCGAAGTTTCCGCGCACCTCACAGCAGCCACGCACTCGCCAGCGATAGTGCCCACGGCGGCCAGAAACTGCGATATCTGAAGCAACTCGACTGGCATCGCCGCACGGATGAGGACCGGAAAAGGGACACGCGCGTCGTTCACTTTCGGGTCGACATCCCAGTTTCTGCCGCAATTAGTGAAG GACCCGTTTGGGTTTGCTTGACTGAAGACCGCCCTGTTGTCGGCGTCACTACAGAGGAACTTTTTTCTAG GTTGAGCGACAAGGCAGAAAACAAGATTTTCCAGCCGCGCTTGCAATTTTCAATCCGGAAAAACTTAACCGGAATCATCTCTGTGCCCATCGAACCCCAGGGCACTCGCCA GGAGCACGTCTACGTAGGCCAGTACGACGATCCGATCGACATTGCAGTCGCCAATGGTCTGGCTGGACAGAGTCAACTGCTTAGCCGCAAGCAAAATATTACACGCCTGTCGCACGG GAAATACGACATCGACGGATATCGATGCAGCATCTTTttgcggcctcgccgtttCTTTGCTGGAGTGGGTCCCGACGCGACGAGCttggagacgacgacggatgacgagggagaggaggccgaTGGAGCCAGTGGGGACAAGATACTCATTGTCGATGAAGGCGGCGCTCAGCAGCCCTTGCTTGATTACCTCAAAGGGTCCCTGGCCAACATTATTTGGGAAGAACAGAAATGCCTGTCTGCCATCGAACTGGTCGACTCCCATCTCCTCCCGTCGTTCGAAGATACATCGATTCCCTGGGAAGCCAAGGTTGATCG GCGGGTGGCAATGGCGCTCGCTTGTCATCGAGCGGCGATACGGGAACAAGTCGCTGCTGAACTTCTGCGTGTCCAAG GAAGAGAGCCCCCTTCGCTGCTTTACGAGAAGCATGCGAATCCAGTATCACTGAGGCTAGCTCCCCACACGCCCCCTGTTCGAGTTACCTACACGTGGGGCGACGAGTATTCGGACATCCAGCTAGTGGTCATGGAAGACAGGCTTGTGCCGCCGACGACCACAGACTGCTCTCGTGGAGTGACAACCACCCAGGAAGCAGGCTTCTCGATTAATTGA
- a CDS encoding dense granule protein DG32 (encoded by transcript BESB_063600), which translates to MADFFGSKGALGCRVSMLLVALLLGTTVFSAGAGVGAPGEGSVVSEMLTHAKKGAGENLGGVPVELLWKDIYPVVVQQGVGGFFRMLLREIQNRTTMKAPIGVADVIMQELERALFGNSGANQASWKKIKAKYEALLREWWVTTPEEPFSALQSGVWKTLLQLYAEELKEAFRGSPRGKLLTDLLFDENLKLISRWTDAEHIRIMRLSRSAARRSALRKLFRAEERQQVQN; encoded by the exons ATGGCGGATTTCTTCGGATCCAAGGGCGCGCttggctgccgcgtctccaTGCTGctcgtcgcccttctgcTGGGCACCACCGTCTTCTCGGCAGGagcaggcgtcggcgcccctGGGGAAGGCTCGGTCGTAAGCGAAATGCTGACCCATGCCAAAAAGGGGGCGGGAGAGAACCTCGGCGGTGTTCCTGTCGAACTGCTGTGGAAAGATATCTACCCCGTCGTTGTCCAGCAAGGCGTCGGTGGATTCTTCAGGATGCTCCTGCGTGAG ATCCAGAACCGTACGACCATGAAGGCTCCGATTGGCGTCGCTGACGTCATCATGCAGGAGTTGGAGCGTGCCCTCTTCGGCAATTCTGGCGCCAACCAGGCATCGTGGAAGAAAATCAAAGCCAAGTACGAggctctcctccgcgagtGGTGGGTTACCACCCCCGAGGAGCCGTTCTCCGCTCTCCAGAGTGGTGTGTGGAAGACCCTCTTGCAGCTGTACGCTGAGGAGCTCAAGGAGGCTTTCCGCGGCAGCCCCAGAGGCAAGTTGCTCACCGACCTCCTTTTCGATGAGAACTTGAAGCTGATCAGCCGCTGGACTGATGCCGAGCACATCAGAATCATGCGTCTCTCCAgaagcgccgcccgcaggtCTGCTCTCCGCAAGCTCTTCCGTGCTGAGGAGAGGCAACAGGTGCAGAATTAA
- a CDS encoding hypothetical protein (encoded by transcript BESB_063610), whose amino-acid sequence MLAQPCLPTLLSHGATQQCQKDFSAENGCLPVEGSRCRRGGSACVAASQPRQQVSSSGFCIPPPVAADRRLFSSLASALAASPRRRQANAPCLSPREFRRQSRSLQRRGQLLSRFADLPYVSWRSVLHVLHLLSTKPLLLRGEDLLSLPLVCKRVGITDFRIVDRLLAAAVVRPSTKFAAPWGVRAPGGVAPRASRPAEPASGGASGLSDEPQQQAAPQKDGARRGDRPSFARFVASLDDWRVGKHPHHLHALQRLLAAVSANVHNYSTEDLLLLLDGFTVRSAGAQTGAESAELDVRGRNQARGQVPVEALEEFEATVGILVLQLRAKFVQLQGEAARAGSEAVEKERERLASLPGTVEIYEIISRAAVALPACWESPRSFLRPASPAAVVGAGAMHARTCGERMEGQLAAQRRAFERITGRTPGLGAADEGLQEGMDAATFSPRSATEEMLALLGSKILSTGSASEALSERTAGEGMPAAVDLASLLQASSRVAGLGAPADRLADAAAKEIVGPETPAGRPSGAAPRDSRPAAIAQEILKRLANNTRPTERRGRIEWVEAPEFALSRSLPAERQQALLAACSLAPPAVVPALAAAVWRDFRGCAGGVGAAAAAERAAGTSSGRAAPLALPSSGALADVPLPALVTALPLLARCAVQTVTAADHCAGGRRTGKTAASRAGTPADTTQTRGRRRAASAPSRGEPSSRSSPSRPLADASAGDSLVWLRRLLCVLGSALHQQGRHHLHRKGAALAAEESASETEGSASLFASRSGGEQGSISAVDRAVELFCVAGLGARLSAMLLESKLLSAERRPFSQAVRVRGAGRATPQMPSMPRCASGCRSPCDSSPRLDGWNGRIRCSVVASLHRRYRLAQRLAEMQLRQAVLEAGPLLPPSALRRVVVHSTSSVSAGGGGSSGAGGGRLQGANSLSSPQQGPDGKGVFPASGAAESIHSWLVPHVLHVCPLHMSALYFQLLSAAAMHSWLKTTPAALRRRERQTCPSAGDSNLGAGEATDGGGASGVRAPMLSASASSGDQLALHALRLARHIQQRLNGARRQLERQCRLSQAQQERILISLPQFQQHHEELVLRDRDLDFTPFGKLFNVREPLRGPTSSRDVLALIKQTSQPVSRSAASVRSLLSSLRPLLSPAEDGVSSERVSGNGGRRRACAWLQSESSLREGILGKCNELQMLTDAVARSARRCLYTAIMQMPVRQKAWLGPCQGEVEWATEQAIAMLKADQESCEQSAAELFDLSVSASKRGHASSAGGGELRTDSAHTTGGGDDDQAKGVEASGGGAALTRGAELDAILQGLQPETGVATWDLRSPPRAVRARGRRGAAAHWRIRELRSADDEGQAPGAGVSVDGRIPGVFARLRGLGTSQGRNSFGNQNHPHGETSTREDTEPASAAAEGQRDRFMVLAGSS is encoded by the exons ATGCTGGCGCAGCCGTGTCTCCCAACTCTCCTCTCGCATGGTGCGACCCAGCAGTGCCAGAAGGACTTTAGCG CCGAGAATGGCTGTCTCCCCGTCGAGGGGAGTCGTTGCCGACGGGGGGGCTCTGCGTgtgtcgcggcctcgcagccccGCCAGCAGGTATCCTCCTCGGGCTTCTGCATCCCTCCCCCCGTTGCCGCGGAccgccgtctcttctcctcccttGCCTCTGCTCTGGCCGCCTCCCCCCGTCGTCGGCAAGCCAACGCGCcttgcctctctccgcgcgagtTCCGCCGTCAGTCGCGGAGCCTTCAGCGTCGCGGCCAGCTCTTGTCGCGCTTCGCCGACCTGCCGTATGTCTCGTGGCGCTCTGTGTTGCATGTGCTCCACCTCCTGTCCACGAagcctctgctgcttcgcggcgaggacCTCCTGAGTCTGCCGCTGGTCTGCAAGCGCGTCGGCATCACTGACTTCCGAATCGTCGAccggctgctcgccgctgcagtcgTCCGGCCCTCCACGAAATTCGCGGCTCCGTGGGGCGTCCGCGCAccgggcggcgtcgccccgaGGGCGAGCCGTCCAGCGGAACCGGCGAGTGGAGGCGCGTCAGGCCTCTCAGACGAgccacagcagcaggcggcgccgcagaaagaCGGCGCTCGGAGGGGGGACCGACCGTCGTTTGCAcgcttcgtcgcctccttgGACGACTGGCGAGTGGGGAAGCACCCGCACcacctgcatgcgctccagagactcctcgccgcggtctccgcgaACGTGCACAATTACTCAACCGAAgaccttcttctccttctaGATGGCTTCACCGTGCGCAGCGCAGGAGCGCAGACGGGCGCGGAGTCCGCGGAACTCGACGTCCGGGGGCGGAATCAAGCGCGCGGCCAAGTGCCTgtcgaggccctcgaggagTTTGAGGCGACAGTGGGAATTTTGGTGCTGCAGCTCCGAGCAAAGTTTGTGCAGCTCCagggcgaggctgcgagggcaggcagcgaagcagtcgagaaggagcgcgagcgtctcgcgAGTCTGCCAGGTACGGTTGAGATCTACGAAATCatcagccgcgcggccgtggctctgcctgcgtgctgggagtctccgcgctccTTCCTGCGGCCTGCATCCCCGGCAGCAGTCGTAGGGGCAGGtgcgatgcatgcgcgcacaTGCGGAGAGCGGATGGAGGGACAGCTCGCTGCTCAGCGCAGGGCTTTTGAGAGAATCACCGGCAGGACTCCGGGCCTGGGCGCAGCCGACGAAGGGCTTCAGGAGGGGATGGATGCGGCGACCTTCTCCCCGAGATCCGCCACTGAGGAAATGCTCGCCCTGCTCGGATCGAAGATCCTATCCACGGGCTCTGCCTCAGAAGCGCTCAGCGAGCGCACAGCTGGTGAAGGGATGCCCGCCGCCGTAGATCTTGCCTCCCTCCTGCAAGCTTCTTCACGCGTGGCAGGGTTGGGCGCCCCAGCCGACCGgctcgcagacgccgcggcgaaggagatcGTGGGGCCTGAGACCCCCGCGGGTCGGCCGTCTGGGGCAGCTCCGCGCGACTCTAGGCCCGCAGCGATCGCGCAGGAGATCCTGAAGCGTCTCGCAAACAACACCCGCCCGACTGAAAGGCGCGGACGAATCGAGTGGGTCGAGGCCCCAGAGTTCGCGCTTTCGCGCAGCCTGCCGGCGGAACgtcagcaggcgctgctcgcggcaTGCAGCTTGGCGCCTCCCGCGGTGGtgccggcgctggcggcggccgtgTGGCGAGACTTCCGAGGTTGCGCAGGTGGCGTtggggcggctgcggcggcggagagggcaGCTGGCACCTCTTcgggccgcgccgctcccctGGCGCTTCCGTccagcggcgccctcgccgacgtcccgctgcccgcgctcGTGACGGCGCTGCCTTTGCTCGCCCGATGCGCCGTGCAGACAGTGACGGCTGCCGATCATTGCGCTGGAGGCCGGAGGACGGGAAAGACAGCTGCGTCACGCGCTGGCACTCCCGCAGacacgacgcagacgcgcgggaggcggcgcgcggcttcggcgccctcgcgcggcgagccgtcGTCTCGCTCATCGCCGTCGAGACCGCTTGCCGACGCCTCTGCGGGGGACAGCTTGgtgtggctgcggcgcctcttaTGCGTTCTCGGGTCGGCGCTCCATCAACAGGGGAGGCATCACCTGCACAGAAAaggcgctgccctcgctgcCGAGGAGTCTGCTTCAGAGACGGAAGGTTCCGCCTCCCTTTTTGCGTCGCGCTCTGGAGGCGAACAAGGCTCGATTTCTGCGGTCGATCGTGCCGTGGAgcttttctgcgtcgccggttTGGGTGCTCGCCTCTCGGCGATGCTCCTGGAGAGCAAGCTGCTGTCAGCCGAGCGCAGGCCCTTCAGCCAAGCTGTGCgggtgcgcggcgccgggagagcgacgccgcaaATGCCGTCGATGCCCCGCTGCGCAAGTGGCTGCCGGAGCCCGTGTGactcttcgcctcgcctcgacgGATGGAACGGGCGGATTcgctgcagcgtcgtcgcctcgctgcaccGCCGGTACcggctcgcgcagcgtctcgccgagatgcagctgcggcaaGCTGTGCTCGAGGCagggccgctgctgcctccttcaGCCCTCAGGCGCGTGGTTGTGCACTCGACCTCCAGCGTTTCAGcgggcgggggcggcagcagcggcgcgggcgggggCCGTCTGCAGGGGGCCAactcgctctcttcgccgcagcagggTCCGGATGGGAAGGGGGTATTCCCTGCcagcggcgctgctgagTCCATTCACAGCTGGTTGGTTCCTCACGTGCTCCACGTGTGCCCCCTGCACATGTCCGCCCTCTATTTCCAGCTGCTATCCGCCGCAGCCATGCATTCCTGGCTGAAGACGACGCCTGCGGCCCTGCGACGCCGTGAGAGGCAGACTTGCCCTTCTGCGGGGGACTCGAATCTCGGAGCGGGGGAGGCGACCgatggcggaggcgcaaGCGGAGTGCGTGCGCCCATGTtgagcgccagcgcctcatCCGGAGACCAGCTGGCGCTGCACGCCCTGCGTTTGGCGCGGCACATCCAGCAACGGCTCAACGGTGCCCGGCGGCAACTTGAGAGGCAGTGCCGCCTCTCCCAAGCGCAGCAAGAGCGGATCCTCATCTCGCTGCCCCAGTTTCAGCAGCACCATGAGGAGCTCGTTCTTCGCGATAGAGACTTGGACTTCACGCCTTTTGGCAAGCTTTTCAATGTAAGGGAGCCTCTGCGAGGGCCCACGAGCAGTCGCGACGTCCTCGCTTTGATCAAGCAAACTTCTCAACCTGTCAGCCGCTCCGCAGCTTCGGTCCGGAGTCTGCTGTCCTCTCTTAggcctctgctgtctcccGCGGAAGACGGTGTGAGCTCGGAGCGTGTCTCGGGCAACGgggggcgaaggagagcATGTGCGTGGTTACAGAGTGAATCCTCGCTTCGCGAAGGCATTCTCGGGAAATGCAACGAGTTGCAGATGCTCACCGATgctgtcgcgcgcagcgcacgTCGATGTCTGTATACAGCAATCATGCAAATGCCGGTGCGACAGAAAGCGTGGCTGGGGCCCTGCCAAGGTGAAGTGGAATGGGCTACCGAACAGGCCATTGCGATGCTGAAGGCAGATCAGGAAAGCTGTGAGCAGTCCGCCGCAGAGCTGTTTGACTTGTCGGTTTCTGCCTCCAAACGTGGACACGCGTCGTCCGCTGGGGGGGGAGAACTCCGCACCGACAGTGCGCACACGACaggtggaggcgacgacgatcAAGCGAAAGGCGTCGAGGCCTCAGGAGGAGGGGCCGCGctcacgcgaggcgcggagttGGATGCGATCCTTCAGGGTCTGCAGCCAGAAACAGGCGTCGCAACGTGGGATCTCCGcagcccgcctcgcgctgtgAGAGccagaggacgacgcggagccgctgcgcATTGGCGTATTCGGGAATTACGtagcgcagacgacgagggtCAGGCCCCAGGGGCAGGCGTGTCTGTGGATGGCAGAATCCCAGGCGTTTTTGCACGCCTGCGAGGACTGGGGACTTCTCAGGGGCGGAATTCCTTTGGCAACCAAAATCATCCTCACGGGGAAACCAGTACGAGAGAAGACACCGagcccgccagcgccgcggcggaaggacAACGCGATCGTTTTATGGTGCTGGCAGGCTCCAGCTAG